In Oreochromis niloticus isolate F11D_XX linkage group LG22, O_niloticus_UMD_NMBU, whole genome shotgun sequence, the sequence TGCCAAAAATGGTGATCAACACATGTTTTGGAGAAACAAGACAAGATAAAATAttgaaatcattaaaaacaagctgtgactacagggagtgcagaattattaggcaaatgagtattttgtccacatcatcctcttcatgcatgttgtcttactccaagctgtataggctcgaaagcctactaccaattaagcatattaggtgatgtgcatctctgtagtaagaaggggtgtggtctaatgacatcaacaccctatatcaggtgtgcataattattaggcaacttcctttcctttggcaaaatgggtcaaaagaaggacttgacaggctcagaaaagtcaaaaatagtgagatatcttgcagagggatgcagcagtcttaaaattgcaaagctcctgaagcgtgatcatcgaacaatcaagcgtttcattcaaaatagtcaacagggtcgcaagaagcgtgtggaaaaaccaaggcgcaaaataactgcccatgaactgagaaaagtcaagcgtgcagctgccaagatgccacttgccaccagtttggccatatttcagagctgcaacatcactggagtgcccaaaagcacaaggtgtgcaatactcagagacatggccaaggtaagaaaggctgaaagacgaccaccactgaacaagacacacaagctgaaacgtcaagactgggccaagaaatatctcaagactgatttttctaaggttttatggactgatgaaatgagagtgagtcttgatgggccagatggatgggcccgtggctggattggtaaagggcagagagctccagtccgactcagacgccagcaaggtggaggtggagtactggtttgggctggtatcatcaaagatgagcttgtggggccttttcgggttgaggatggagtcaggctcaactcccagtcctactgccagtttctggaagacaccttcttcaagcagtggtacaggaagaagtctgcatccttcaagaaaaacatgattttcatgcaggacaatgctccatcacacgcgtccaagtactccacagcgtggctggcaagaaagggtataaaagaagaaaaactaatgacatggcctccttgttcacctgatctgaaccccattgagaacctgtggtccatcatcaaatgtgagatttacaaggagggaaaacagtacacctcagtgtctgggaggctgtggttgctgctgcacgcaatgttgatggtgaacagatcaaaacactgacagaatccatggatggcaggcttttgagtgtccttgcaaagaaaggtggctatattggtcgctgatttgtttttgttttgtttttgaatgtcagaaatgtatatttgtgaatgtggagatgttatattggtttcactggtaaaaataaataattgaaatgggtatatatttgttttttgttaagttgcctaataattatgcacagtaatagtcacctgcacacacagatatccccctaaaatagctaaaactacaaacaaactaaaaactacttccaaaaacattcagctttgatattaatgagttttttgggttcattgagaacatggttgttgttcaataataaaattattcctcaaaaatacaacttgcctaataattctgcactccctgtattacAAACAGTGTATTTCAGCAAAATTCTCCACCTGTTACCTTTCATGTTGCTCACAGCAGctcaattttaaaataaaacatattgagAATGGACTGCTTTGTTTACTGAGAACAAACAATCAAGAGTCGATCACGTTCAAACAATAACAAACTTTTATTATACACATATGTGCTTTATTAAGCACATATGTGGGAGACATACACGCTACCACCCAGAGCGCAGTCTGGTAGATCTCAGAAAAGAAATACACAAGCTTCACTATTTAAAGGGCTGTACACATCCTGTATGCGTAAGCAGAGTATATTATCATGCATCAGTGACCGTTACCTGCAACCCCTTTTATGGTGTTGATATTTATACCTAACCGTTTCAATGCTCCTTCACCCCGAGctgttttctgttgttcttgtcaTGAGGCCCATAATCGTAAATAGCACATCCTGACCACATCCTGTTCTAACTTTACCGTATGCAGTTACAAACAGACAGCTTCTTTTAATACCCTGTGATTTACACATTTATTAACTTCTGGATTACTATGACACATACTCAAATACTGatacataatatatattttccACAATACTAAAGGGAAACCGAAGGTTCTCGCAGCCTACCTGCTCTCCTACTGCTGCCAGCAACCTCTTCTACTGTAACTACActtcagagaccttcacctgcTCAAGACTCCGCTGCTCTAACAGGCCATGATGCTGCCAGCATTCACAAATAAAACACGGTAAAAACTGATCTGatcataaaacaaaaactgtatgtataacaatgaaaaagaaaaaaagaaaaaagtaaagacaagaaaaacagactgaaaatgacaaaaattgGCATACgtcaagagagaaaaaaagtaaatggcctgtatttgtatagcggtttacttagtccctaaggaccccaaagcgctttacactacattcaatcattcacccattcacacacacactggtgatggcaagctacattgtagctacagccgccctggggcgcactgaccgaggcgaggctgccggacactggcaccacctctgaccaccaccagtaggcaacaggtgaagtgtcttgcccaaggacacaacgaccgagactatcggagccggggcttgaaccggcaaccttccgattacgcgacgaactgccaactcttgagccacaatcaagtaagaaagtaagaaaataaaatgttatactTACGATACATAGGAATGTTTTCTGAAAAATATAATCCAGGTAACAAAATTcagcttttacattttgaaaaacCGGTCTCAGTCACTCTGTATGACATATAAATACAGAAAGCATTACTTTTTTTACTTGACATACTGAATGTGATTCTGAGTCTTGTGCTGCTCTTATCGCTTCCCTCATGTGTTAATGTACTACAGTATTAGCTTCAGTTTTCCAGTCTTTATAAGAATATCAGCTCACCTCTTTTACATCTCTTGCCTTTCTTCCTTTTGTAAACAACAAATCAAACTGCACCAATGAGGATGAACAAGAACAACCACAGCAGTGACGGGGATCATCATGGGCCTCTCTGCTCAGGTAAAAAAAGATGAGTAAAAGATAATCAGATCATAATGTATATTCAGTACATCCTCCCTGTTATCACACTGATTACAAATGCAATGGTAGCGTAATCTATGACACAGTACAGTAGGTGAATgatgtatttatgtatgtacAAATACATAGTATTTACTACATATTTTACAGCATatctaaaaaaatgttaaactgtTGATTTAACATTTTATGGCTTATGCATTATTTTCTCTatgaaaacaaacccaaactTAATTAGTGCCAGTACAACTTAAATAACTTTTAGctctaataaaaacaataatgaaaatttgaaataatgaaaaaaattctttttttcaaatatcaggtcaaagatttgaaaaagTCACTTCTTttactaaataaataacaagtTTAGATTCATCAGTTTAACAACTGGTCAATATTATATGTTCGATTTTCAATTTTGCCCCAGTTGGTCCGTATCGCTGATTTGTTCAGTTGGGTGACGATGTTGTCCTCCACAACAGAGAACTGAAACACACAGCTGTAGCTCATCCAGTCTTCAGCTGGCACTGATAGAACATTCATGTTAACACTCGACTGGAAGGTCCCATCATAGTTGTGGAAAATATCTCCTTTGTCCACATGCTCATGGATCTCCACTCCATCTTTCTTCCAGAACATCATGATTTTATGAGGATAGAAACCAGTAGCATGGCAGGTGACTGGAGAGGAGGAAGTCATGTAGAGGAGAGACACTGAGGGAGGAACTGCAAAgaaaagatatatttttttaaaaatactaatacatctttttaaactttgtaaATGAATCATGGCCACAATTGCATGCCAAATCCTTTTTCGCTGTGATAGCACAGAATTAACTGAGTTGCTAACAATGCTGTCATGGCTCAGAGGCCCGTGGCATGGAATGGACTCATGCGCAGAACCAAAGACCGGAAACCCGAAGTGATTTGCGAAAtcaaaacttttatttacaaGAATTCCTAACATAAATATTcaagacaaaaaacaagatTAAGCTTTGTGCAAAAGCGTGGTGTCTGTGAGGTGCGGGGCTAAGGCGAGCATGGAACAGTCAGGACACTAAACTGCTGAGACTGGAGCGGGGCAGGTGGAAACTGTGGCAGACCAGGGCACTGAAATGTAGGAGAGGAAAATCAGAACAGTCCAAGGAGTTGTGAGTGTTTCCCCATTTGACAAGCTGGGATGGCTTACGTGTTCGCAGGCGGGGATTAGCTGGAGGTGGGGGCGAGGCGAGGTCCAGGCGAGTGCTGAGTCCAATACAGGTgggcagggaggcaggcaggtgagaATGGCAGTTTGTCTGAAAAGGATTAAGCAGCAGCTGACCGGAATCCAGAAGCGAGGCTATGGCAGGGTTTGGAATGACGAGTCCAGGTACCGACTaggagacaggaagagagagttAAGTAATGCACACTGATAAATACACAGGACCATGAGGCTGTGAACTAACTGAGGTTAGCAGACAATCTGGTGAAGATTCATTGTGTGCGCTGCTCCTAAATACTGCCAGAATAATTGCCTGCAGCTGAGGAACGGGGAGGGGCAGGAAGGGCTCCACCCAGAGGAGGAGAGCTGATGCTGTGGAAAGTTACTCAGGCTCGCCCAGACCATAACAAATGCTGTGTACTACAGTGATGAAAGTCCTTCCCCCAGCAGTTTACAAGTAATGTCTCTCTGCAGATGATGCTAAAAGCTCATAGACTGAATGTTagcattgtgtttcttaaatttgtaaagtcTTAGTTCAAACTATAGGATtaaagacattcctttgtctgaccacctctccagccAATTTAGTGCTGGGGGAGGCTGAcgttttattgtagatacatcctatctgaaggttttgtttgatgtttggtaagcttcctgcccttttatggcttcactgtgttgtGTATGGTGAACCAATACAGGAATTGAACCATATATTGGGTGTGGGGGAGATTACTCCCTTATGACCGAGGATGTTGTGATCAGGAAGTCACGCACACGGAGAgacgcacacactcactcaaacacaaacccacacacacattcttgcaCACGTGCTTatacgtgcacacacatacccacatatagtgccttgtcttagaaccatTGGGGGGGTTTACAGTGGGAGgtgcttgtgttgtgttgtgtattGTAACAGTTTTCAATAAAAAGGCTGTGAGGAGACCTGCTCTTTGAAGGATTTAGGCTAGAGACAGGTGAGGAGCATTAAGCTCCACCACCTGGTTCTGATCAAGCTTCCCTCGTTAGCAAGTAAAAGACTGGTTGAAGatgttctgtcttgttttcGTTCTTCAAGGcataagtctctaaactagctggacctgtggaaacacagactcaACAAAGTAAAAGTAAATGTAAAGGAATGTCTGTACAgttatttcttagttttttgttgGTATTATGGTTGGTTTATCCTGATCGCCATATCCTGAGTATAGTTAATTCCCTTCCTATAGAGCCCAAATCATCTGTGCCTCTGAGTTTGTAAACTTCTCCTTGATCTGTAGTCTGCTTATTTTTGGCTGTTTAACCAGCATCTGGAGCTCAAAAAgtttatcaatcaatcaatcaatctttatttataaagcacttttcatacaaaaaaaaactgtagcacaaagtgctttacatggttaaaagtagcccaccccaccccaccctcccactcattccCCACACTGTCATTAACAGAAACGGTCATGGATACACACAttctccccccccccaacacacacacacacacacacacacacacacacacacacgcacagacacacacacgcacttaaagagtaaaattgggctgggtacgcattagccaagtgaggaaacactatcacagggagctgtctgcaccgggagccggtcacagaccgcagcctccaggctgggcacacagcaggagggaggcaaagaagcccTCCTGCTTCTTTGCCTCAGCCAGGCTGAGAGGATCCACAGAGCCCTAGCAGCCACGGTCGatcacagccccggtgcagagagccccctccgaggaaacactggagatatgacctaataagaatataaacaggataaaaagataaaataaataagagtgggatacaatataaatataagtataaacagagtaagaagataaaaaatgaataagaatacaatcaataaatattaggtaaaactaaattaataatataaatagaataacaggatagaataaataagcataaaataaataaacgttagttaaaagctaaattatGAACTCCGCTGTGAATTCTCTGTTTGGActtttatgtatttgttttgttctcaTATTGAGGATGAGAACAAAACAACGATGGTCCAGGAGAGTTtggtcaaacgatgattttaatgaacacacgtgtggggagatgtacactgcaaaacatcagctgtagatctccgcccaaaaatacaccagcagttgtttttataacatcagggtattatttatgacgccccctcatgcgtcaaAGCAGATACATCACACCTACatcacaaatgttctgttgacGACCTGTGACACAgttaaaagaacattttcttcGCCTCcaagccaggtgcttcctgtttATCTTCTGACTCTCGCTTATCGTCTGGAACATCAGCAGCACGTCCTATAACAACTGTAACTTATGCAGGCACAAAAatgcagttgcaagcaaaatATGTCTGAACTCTTACCTAGACCTAAGTTCACCTactctgcatgtgtgtatgtgtgcgtgtgtgtgtgtctcgacCTCAAATGCACTCTGCCTCACCTCGCCAACTAAACTCATGACCcttccaccagacagaaggccagctcTCCTGTAAgcacgtacacaactgaaactatatgtgtaatatattgaataaatgtttttatcaaatgccactactcaaagcttaataaaagaatataaaagaataaaagataataatgaaTGACTTGTGTcatgtgtgttttgtaagcgtgtAGGCAATCCTTCCCTAGCTCTAGTCAAAACCACAATAGATTGGCTGGACATATTGCCAGCCAAAGCTTTTGACCTTCAATTAATAGACTGAGCCACAAGTCTTTTATAGgcacaaaatgcaatgtgtataaaaatgatTATAGTTGCACCTGCAATAAAAGATTATTATAtgattatgataacacctgtaatacagactttaatgtaatgtcaacagcttcaataaatgctttgatgaaatgatgattaacgcaatgataaagatgatggttatgaacagtagcagtaaaataatttcccTGATCCCCACACCATCTAAATGacagcccgttctcactcccgaggcgtaacatcctgacgttttgtcacgtcccgcggcgttcctgaggaacgcgaaTGGTGACCTTCCATGTTGTTATGGTACGCGGCGGGTTCCAGCCCTGTGTtgcagccctaaacctaaccttatccctaagcctaaccataaccttatgcctaaccttaaccataaccttgtgcctaaccataaccttattcctaaccttaaccataacCGTATCCCTacgcctaaacctaaccttatccctaaatctaaccataaccttattcctaaccttaaccataacCGTATCCCTacgcctaaacctaaccttatcgctaaacctaaccataaccttattcctaaccttaaccagcactttaatgaggtgaaatagtgttttcccAAGCGATTTGAAGGGGAAAAGCGAAAatgtgtagattgagtccaaacggttctcatgtgtCCGCAGTTTTCCGATGTCGTCACGTAGGAACGTGTTGGATGGCCGAAAACgtaatatgttgacgatttgtcacctagcgtaaaatgttacgctttgggagtgagaacgggttgTAAATGAACAGAACATGATAGAACATTAGCGGTGTTCCTGAGAGAACATGATGATAGTGAACATTGAAACATACTGAAAACTCTGCATCATTAACAAACATCTTCATCAAGTCAGGGCACACTGTTGTGAGgaagtagggctgttcgatataacaatatatatcgaacagcccaagccagcttcattctggaataaggtgctgtggactgatgaaactaCAATTGAGTATTTGGGCATAACAAGGGGCGttatgcatggaggaaaaagaacacagcattccaagaacaacacctgctacctacagtaaaatatggtggtggttccaTTAGGGCTGTTCGATGTAACGacatatatcggatgacgatataaaaacgtctatcgtttcattttacgctatcgtttgtttcgtggtgtcgcaaaataaactgtttacagcaatattttttcgttttgatggtcactgtactggctatattaatttcttaaagttctctctttctcctatatttaatataaccacactacagacggacaagcgcctgttttttttttgtttgtttgttttttttgttttggttttttttgcctgtcccgttggttcttttgccatcaaaattattgtctaaaggcaaagaaagatgcccaacggatttactttaccaaatggaccatcccagctagggatgggtatcgtttaggttttatccgataccagtaccaaaccggtacttttgaaacggtgccggtgcttaaacggtgctcgaaccggtgcttaaagaatagagaacacaaactttgtccaaaaatctctcatgtttagctgtttttttgtaaaaagataacaatgttagccttttctgcagctataggggatttatggtatcactcttggctggaagcagtgcttaatcaatggggaaaaaaacacaaactttgtccaaaaacctctcatgtttagctgtttccctctttttctttggtcattttagcctttttggccagggtgaagggagtatctgccatcaaacaagaagacatcCACATGTAACTACGACAGTGTTTGGTAGT encodes:
- the LOC100691395 gene encoding uncharacterized protein LOC100691395, which produces LSTASALLLWVEPFLPLPVPQLQAIILAVFRSSAHNESSPDCLLTSSVPGLVIPNPAIASLLDSGQLLLNPFQTNCHSHLPASLPTCIGLSTRLDLASPPPPANPRLRTLPPSVSLLYMTSSSPVTCHATGFYPHKIMMFWKKDGVEIHEHVDKGDIFHNYDGTFQSSVNMNVLSVPAEDWMSYSCVFQFSVVEDNIVTQLNKSAIRTNWGKIENRTYNIDQLLN